One stretch of Halapricum desulfuricans DNA includes these proteins:
- a CDS encoding ATP-grasp domain-containing protein, with amino-acid sequence MTSRDGVLVLNSDTQCAMSVIRSLGSKHVPITAGGSSRRSLGMFSRYSDETYVHPDPDSDHAAFVDHLVDHLRRSDYVAVIPAADHSSLILSRYKERIERTGTTVAVEDWETFDRAFDKGKLADALASIDVPTPETHTPTDMNDVAAIADEIEYPALVKPRCKSHLHDAGYTVTLVGDENYVHSPAELRRTYRRLSREQDHAEGRYPLVQEYVPGTTTTTVALADGGDVLTYFQEERLRTYPASGGNSALLAAVREPTMLEYTERVLDRLDWTGPVMVEFMQTPDGEFYVIEVNGRYWGSLPFAVESGVDVPWFHYLLLRGFDPSPLIDVGAYRTDVLQRRLLYEDIKWLGEHLADGRPGAVVPFVRSFVTTRHTFVSIDDPVPTAGALLQGAYLAAQSIRERLS; translated from the coding sequence GTGACATCCCGTGACGGCGTGCTCGTCCTGAACAGCGACACGCAGTGTGCGATGAGCGTGATCCGCTCGCTGGGTAGCAAACACGTGCCGATCACCGCTGGTGGTTCCTCCCGACGGTCGCTGGGGATGTTCTCGCGGTACAGCGACGAGACGTACGTCCACCCGGATCCCGACTCGGATCACGCGGCGTTCGTCGATCACCTCGTCGATCACCTGCGTCGCTCCGACTACGTCGCCGTCATCCCGGCCGCCGATCACTCCTCGCTCATCCTCTCGCGGTACAAGGAACGGATCGAGCGGACGGGAACGACCGTCGCCGTCGAGGACTGGGAGACGTTCGACCGGGCGTTCGACAAGGGCAAACTCGCGGACGCGCTCGCCTCGATCGACGTGCCGACGCCGGAGACGCACACTCCGACCGACATGAACGACGTCGCTGCGATCGCGGACGAGATCGAGTACCCGGCGCTGGTCAAGCCCCGCTGTAAGAGCCACCTCCACGACGCCGGCTACACGGTGACGCTCGTCGGTGACGAGAACTACGTCCACTCGCCCGCGGAGCTGCGACGAACCTATCGGCGGCTCAGTCGCGAACAGGACCACGCGGAGGGGCGCTATCCCCTCGTCCAGGAGTACGTGCCGGGAACGACGACCACGACGGTCGCGCTCGCGGACGGCGGTGACGTGCTGACGTACTTCCAGGAGGAGCGACTCCGGACCTACCCCGCCTCGGGCGGGAACTCGGCGCTGCTGGCGGCGGTTCGCGAGCCGACGATGCTCGAGTACACCGAGCGCGTCCTCGACCGCCTCGACTGGACGGGGCCGGTCATGGTGGAGTTCATGCAGACGCCGGACGGGGAGTTCTACGTCATCGAGGTCAACGGCAGATACTGGGGCTCGCTCCCGTTCGCCGTCGAGAGCGGCGTGGACGTCCCGTGGTTCCACTATCTCCTGCTCAGGGGCTTCGATCCGTCACCGCTGATCGACGTCGGGGCCTACCGGACCGACGTTCTCCAGCGCCGCTTGCTCTACGAGGACATCAAGTGGCTCGGAGAGCACCTCGCCGACGGTCGCCCCGGGGCAGTCGTCCCGTTCGTCCGCTCGTTTGTGACGACGCGTCACACGTTCGTCTCGATCGACGATCCGGTTCCGACCGCCGGTGCGCTCCTGCAGGGGGCCTATCTGGCCGCACAGTCGATACGAGAGCGTCTCTCGTAG
- a CDS encoding sugar-transfer associated ATP-grasp domain-containing protein, translated as MGFRTLLESIRSALATEIRGGEQPGLTWKRRLWLYRHGFLSSKDAVWDLTPGTVEQYLSDVEYRRVRGIDDPYTEALENKLLFHLLVSPTHDRLLADVYGVVMDGTFVDVPGIPETDSFEQLLGRLADTPAIAKPVQAAKGDEIRRIDRLDGQLRLDGRPIERTALYETLTDGRDRLLTEHVSQAEYAARIAPDSTNTIRFLTMIDPETGEPFVARAVHRFGTPSSGHIDNWGAGGLSAEIAPDTGTLSRAVANPHRDTTVEGWNDNHPETGTRIADCTVPGWERISASVRELAGAYGRLWPHVGWDVVVRDGAGSIAVLEGDPQSVDADVQAHGPLLADDRVRRFYRYHGVLSSERRGPA; from the coding sequence ATGGGGTTTCGCACGCTTCTCGAGTCGATCCGCTCAGCCCTCGCGACCGAGATTCGAGGGGGCGAACAGCCCGGACTCACGTGGAAGCGTCGGCTCTGGCTCTACCGGCACGGGTTTCTTTCCTCGAAAGACGCCGTCTGGGATCTCACGCCCGGGACTGTAGAGCAGTACCTTTCGGACGTCGAGTACCGCCGGGTCAGGGGTATCGACGACCCCTACACCGAAGCCCTGGAGAACAAATTGCTGTTTCACCTGCTCGTTTCGCCGACGCACGACCGCCTCCTCGCAGACGTCTACGGCGTCGTCATGGACGGCACGTTCGTCGACGTCCCGGGGATTCCGGAAACCGACTCGTTCGAACAGCTCCTCGGGAGACTGGCGGACACGCCCGCTATCGCGAAACCCGTACAGGCCGCCAAGGGTGACGAGATACGACGCATCGACAGACTGGACGGACAACTCCGTCTCGACGGTCGCCCGATCGAACGGACAGCCCTGTACGAGACCCTGACCGACGGCCGGGACCGACTCCTCACCGAACACGTCAGTCAGGCCGAGTACGCGGCGCGTATCGCCCCGGATTCGACGAACACGATCCGGTTTCTCACGATGATCGATCCCGAAACCGGCGAGCCGTTCGTCGCCAGAGCGGTCCATCGGTTCGGGACACCGTCGAGCGGACACATCGACAACTGGGGAGCGGGCGGGCTCAGCGCCGAGATCGCTCCCGATACCGGGACGCTGAGCAGGGCTGTGGCGAACCCACACCGTGATACGACCGTCGAGGGATGGAACGACAATCACCCCGAGACCGGGACCCGGATCGCCGACTGCACCGTCCCCGGATGGGAGCGGATCAGCGCGTCCGTCCGCGAACTCGCCGGGGCGTACGGCCGGCTGTGGCCACACGTGGGCTGGGACGTCGTCGTCCGGGACGGCGCCGGGTCCATCGCGGTGCTCGAAGGGGACCCACAGTCGGTCGACGCGGACGTACAGGCACACGGTCCGCTCCTCGCCGACGACCGCGTGCGCCGGTTCTATCGATATCACGGCGTTCTCTCGTCCGAACGGAGGGGGCCCGCGTGA
- a CDS encoding prenyltransferase/squalene oxidase repeat-containing protein, with the protein MVADHRSPAGRQRASPPTDSAAAAGLAALAYAARREYTGWDYADGMSSRLRRALPFDNRWVNLAVQETIKRSPVNVRPLFLVEQRRNFKGTALFALAHREFDRASLKTDFEHAREATRLADWLLDNQCPGYSGFCGGHRHENQHLDHRTLPTEPDVVSTAYGVRALLAAAEYDPEYAAVARTAEAFLLEDMRYREVEGGAKIDYYPKDTADHYTLNAGALAARTLVDLYAHVGDDPLRERARKLLDYVVARQTDRGGWYYRDPPDASHLSMDTHHNGFVIECLQRYREVTGSRRYDEALGRALEFFQDALFEADGAPRFDESTAYPRDVHAAAQGILVFTYAGDLQFARRIVDWTLEHLYAGDGRFYVQKRRFYTKRITLMRWCQAWMAYALAVYCRSAEAGSE; encoded by the coding sequence ATGGTTGCCGACCACCGGTCGCCCGCCGGGCGACAGCGCGCGAGTCCCCCGACGGACAGCGCCGCGGCCGCCGGGCTCGCGGCACTTGCGTACGCCGCCCGGCGGGAGTACACCGGCTGGGACTACGCCGACGGCATGAGCAGTCGCCTCCGGCGGGCGCTCCCGTTCGACAACCGGTGGGTGAACCTCGCCGTCCAGGAGACGATCAAGCGCAGCCCCGTCAACGTTCGCCCGCTGTTTCTGGTCGAACAGCGCCGCAACTTCAAGGGAACGGCCCTGTTCGCGCTGGCCCACCGGGAGTTCGACCGCGCGTCGCTCAAGACCGACTTCGAGCACGCGCGCGAGGCGACGCGACTGGCCGACTGGCTTCTCGACAACCAGTGTCCCGGCTACAGCGGATTCTGCGGTGGCCATCGCCACGAGAACCAGCATCTCGACCACCGGACGTTGCCGACCGAGCCCGACGTCGTGTCGACCGCCTACGGCGTCAGGGCACTGCTCGCGGCGGCCGAGTACGATCCGGAATACGCGGCCGTCGCACGCACGGCCGAGGCGTTCTTGCTCGAGGACATGCGCTACCGCGAGGTCGAGGGCGGCGCGAAGATAGACTACTACCCGAAAGACACGGCCGACCACTACACGCTCAACGCCGGCGCGCTCGCCGCCCGGACGCTCGTGGACCTCTACGCGCACGTCGGCGACGATCCGCTCCGCGAGCGGGCACGGAAACTCCTCGATTACGTCGTCGCGCGCCAGACCGACCGCGGCGGGTGGTACTACCGCGATCCGCCCGACGCGTCCCACCTCTCGATGGACACCCATCACAACGGGTTCGTCATCGAGTGTCTCCAGCGGTACCGCGAGGTCACGGGCTCGCGGCGATACGACGAGGCGCTCGGTCGCGCGCTCGAGTTCTTTCAGGACGCGCTGTTCGAGGCGGACGGCGCGCCGCGCTTCGACGAGTCTACGGCGTACCCGCGGGACGTCCACGCGGCCGCCCAGGGGATCCTCGTGTTCACATACGCCGGTGACCTGCAGTTCGCACGCCGGATCGTCGACTGGACGCTTGAGCACCTCTATGCCGGGGACGGACGGTTCTACGTCCAGAAACGCCGCTTCTACACGAAGCGGATCACTCTGATGCGGTGGTGTCAGGCCTGGATGGCCTACGCGCTCGCGGTATACTGTCGGTCGGCGGAAGCCGGTAGCGAGTGA
- a CDS encoding DUF5789 family protein, with protein MADDKNGRENQADREMQRQREREIEAELQRGDEPEPPVDTSTLAFFETELDAVAFPATGAEIVETVGDREIEAETGVYTVAELLPETDVETFESPAAVRTRIQRPTIASAMKRIVEAAAGIEQADFRTSQREAYERTFLELQAIDAVDDDEGISVIRDWIVERIDEKGKLPGSRDVRRRAAKYCRANGYQVSNDEWLGV; from the coding sequence ATGGCAGACGACAAAAACGGCAGAGAAAACCAGGCGGATCGGGAGATGCAGAGACAGCGAGAACGGGAGATCGAGGCGGAACTGCAGCGCGGGGACGAACCCGAACCCCCGGTCGATACCTCCACGCTCGCCTTCTTCGAGACGGAACTGGACGCAGTGGCGTTCCCGGCAACGGGGGCCGAGATCGTCGAGACGGTCGGCGATCGGGAGATCGAAGCCGAGACCGGCGTCTACACCGTCGCCGAGTTGCTCCCGGAGACGGACGTCGAGACCTTCGAGTCGCCAGCTGCCGTCCGGACGCGGATCCAGCGGCCGACGATCGCCTCGGCCATGAAACGGATCGTCGAGGCAGCTGCAGGGATCGAACAAGCGGACTTTCGCACGTCTCAACGGGAGGCCTACGAGCGGACCTTTCTGGAACTGCAGGCGATCGACGCTGTCGACGACGACGAGGGCATCTCGGTGATCCGGGACTGGATCGTAGAACGGATCGACGAGAAGGGAAAACTCCCGGGATCGCGCGACGTGCGCCGGCGGGCGGCGAAGTACTGCCGGGCGAACGGCTATCAGGTCAGCAACGACGAGTGGCTCGGTGTGTGA
- a CDS encoding PKD domain-containing protein codes for MVDAVDDLGMDPNGNEPIDSAYESALETGTLIEFPPGEYLLEDDHYISDVSRFGVRGLGNHRRDVQFLPAEGSAIGFFEGGGPGPYTVENVSFNERDDEVSMMYLDIRSNKGVYVNNIEFLGVTPLDDKNGHSLAVDVWDQDAVGIWENVYAGLDKPAVKADYPDGVAFFRAGVGHEGEVILRDSVIHERNSAATRLTAGPGVTTLENVEFVNNQNANIRFGAGDHPSKVSSATGCYVKVDGSRHSGDAIRVDASDNGYAGAVFRDIEIEWTKEAGRGVIALPGWGGHGSAEFHDCTVHNDGEKTLTVNADSVSPDDDEVIIENCSFTGSGRGFEAADRDGSVIRDSCIDMPNASIETFDTENVSNGGCGEDTNGGPSASITVTDKTELTVELSGSDSTDSDGDIVAYDWDINDATYQGESVSHTFDSGGTYSVTLVVEDDDGATDSTTTEVSVSETALEKHLEIRGTGITTEYAFEVSEQLQPVSGTIEEWDDVTETSATGYVTETSHSDEFTFDGEITSFEFLEGEADVFLDGEQIDLTMDRLEIRGTGTVTEYAFEVSERLEPVSGTIEEWDDVSGTSATGYVTETSDSDEFWVEGEIATFEFLEGHAEVYRNGDRIYPTERTLKIQGTGTPTEYAVEVGGEIEGVSDTLEGWDDVSGDTANGWVTNASHVDEFTFTGELTGVEFLQGEADVFVDGEEVDASAI; via the coding sequence GTGGTCGACGCCGTCGACGATCTGGGGATGGATCCGAACGGCAACGAGCCGATCGACTCCGCCTACGAGAGCGCGCTCGAAACGGGGACGCTCATCGAGTTCCCCCCCGGCGAGTACCTGCTCGAAGACGACCACTACATCTCGGACGTCTCGCGGTTCGGCGTCCGTGGACTCGGTAACCACCGTCGAGACGTACAGTTCCTCCCGGCGGAAGGATCGGCGATCGGGTTCTTCGAGGGCGGCGGACCGGGCCCGTACACGGTCGAGAACGTCTCGTTCAACGAACGGGACGACGAGGTGTCGATGATGTATCTCGACATCAGATCGAACAAGGGCGTGTACGTCAACAACATCGAGTTCCTCGGGGTGACCCCGCTGGACGACAAAAACGGCCACTCGCTCGCGGTCGACGTCTGGGATCAGGACGCCGTCGGGATCTGGGAGAACGTCTACGCTGGCCTCGACAAACCGGCAGTAAAGGCTGATTACCCTGACGGCGTGGCCTTCTTCCGCGCTGGTGTCGGCCACGAGGGCGAAGTCATCCTCCGGGACTCCGTGATCCACGAGCGCAACTCCGCCGCGACTCGGCTGACGGCCGGGCCCGGCGTGACGACCCTCGAGAACGTGGAGTTCGTCAACAACCAGAACGCGAACATCCGCTTCGGTGCCGGCGATCACCCGTCGAAGGTCTCCAGCGCGACCGGCTGTTACGTCAAGGTCGACGGGTCCCGCCACTCCGGCGACGCCATCCGCGTCGACGCGAGTGACAACGGATACGCCGGAGCTGTCTTTCGCGACATCGAAATCGAGTGGACCAAAGAGGCGGGCCGCGGCGTCATCGCCCTGCCCGGCTGGGGCGGCCACGGGAGCGCGGAGTTCCACGACTGCACCGTCCACAACGACGGCGAGAAGACGCTGACTGTCAACGCGGACTCGGTGTCGCCCGACGACGACGAGGTCATCATCGAGAACTGTTCGTTTACCGGATCCGGACGTGGCTTCGAGGCGGCAGACCGCGACGGGAGCGTCATCCGCGATTCCTGTATCGACATGCCGAACGCGTCGATCGAAACCTTCGACACGGAGAACGTCTCGAACGGCGGGTGCGGCGAAGACACCAACGGGGGACCGTCGGCGTCGATCACGGTGACGGACAAGACCGAGCTCACGGTCGAACTCTCGGGCTCGGACTCCACGGACAGTGACGGCGACATCGTCGCCTACGACTGGGATATCAACGACGCCACTTATCAGGGCGAGTCGGTTTCACACACCTTCGACTCCGGGGGAACTTACAGCGTCACGCTGGTCGTCGAGGACGACGACGGGGCGACCGATTCGACGACGACCGAGGTGTCCGTCAGCGAGACCGCTCTGGAGAAGCACCTGGAGATCCGCGGAACCGGCATCACCACCGAGTACGCCTTCGAGGTGAGCGAACAGCTGCAACCCGTCTCCGGGACCATCGAGGAGTGGGACGACGTCACCGAGACGAGCGCCACGGGCTACGTCACTGAAACCAGCCACAGCGACGAGTTCACCTTCGACGGCGAGATCACGTCCTTCGAGTTCCTCGAGGGCGAGGCCGACGTCTTCCTCGACGGCGAGCAGATCGACCTGACCATGGATCGACTCGAGATCCGGGGGACCGGCACCGTCACCGAGTACGCCTTCGAGGTGAGCGAACGGCTCGAACCCGTCTCCGGGACTATCGAGGAGTGGGACGACGTCTCCGGGACGAGCGCCACGGGCTACGTCACTGAAACCAGCGATAGCGACGAGTTCTGGGTCGAGGGCGAGATCGCGACCTTCGAGTTCCTCGAGGGTCACGCGGAAGTCTATCGGAACGGCGACCGGATCTACCCGACTGAGCGCACGCTGAAGATTCAGGGAACCGGCACGCCCACGGAGTACGCCGTCGAGGTCGGCGGCGAGATCGAGGGCGTCTCAGACACTCTCGAAGGCTGGGACGACGTCTCAGGCGACACCGCGAACGGCTGGGTCACCAACGCCTCTCACGTCGACGAGTTCACGTTCACCGGCGAACTGACCGGCGTCGAGTTCCTGCAAGGCGAGGCCGACGTCTTCGTCGACGGCGAAGAGGTCGACGCCTCGGCGATCTGA
- a CDS encoding DUF1328 domain-containing protein, whose amino-acid sequence MELTQVTLTETTRIPLQFGGDLIELAILFLILAVIAGVAGASGVAGVSVTIAKWLVVLFVVLAVITFIL is encoded by the coding sequence ATGGAACTCACGCAGGTCACACTCACCGAAACCACACGCATACCGCTCCAGTTCGGCGGCGATCTCATCGAACTCGCGATCCTCTTTCTCATTCTGGCGGTGATCGCGGGCGTCGCCGGCGCGAGCGGGGTCGCCGGAGTGAGCGTGACCATCGCCAAATGGCTCGTCGTTCTCTTTGTCGTGCTCGCGGTCATCACGTTCATTCTGTGA
- the glmS gene encoding glutamine--fructose-6-phosphate transaminase (isomerizing), which yields MCGITARVGSDGSIDSLLTSLQNLEYRGYDSAGIAIQNGTGIEINKREGQVSELQSELAAGDVDGSVGIGHTRWSTHGPPTDDNAHPHTGCHGRVAAVHNGIIENYTELREGLQARGHEFTSDTDTEVIPHLVEERLAAGQDPESAFRDAVDQLEGSYAIALLVDGDPTVYATRNGSPLVIGDGQSANYLASDVPAFLEFTDRVVYLEDDDIAAVTPEGYRITDVDGTPVSRSVETVDWDPEDAEKGSYDHYMLKEINEQPMALRQTLHGRIDGDDVVLEDFPPGSFEDVSNVQLVACGTSYHAGMYGERLLSDWGIDADTFIASEYAAYPAPVDENTLVIGVTQSGETADTLEALQSARDRGARTLALTNVIGSTAARTCDDALFIRAGPEIGVAATKTFSSQVATLVLLGERLVRDVTGEPTEGHEQRLRALESLPENVESVIETTDAKAVSRRCLGDSGHFFIGRGSAFSVALEGALKFKEITYEHAEGFAAGELKHGPLALVTAETPVFAIGTGRHLNRLESNVREIQTRGGSVVAVGPRTASQLAQTADEFLPVPATHPDLVAALANVQLQLIAYHAADEMGRSIDKPRNLAKSVTVE from the coding sequence ATGTGCGGGATCACCGCCCGGGTCGGGAGCGACGGCTCGATCGACTCGCTGCTGACCTCGCTCCAGAACCTCGAATACCGCGGGTACGATTCGGCGGGTATCGCTATCCAGAACGGGACAGGCATCGAGATCAACAAGCGTGAAGGTCAGGTTTCGGAGCTGCAGTCCGAGCTCGCTGCGGGCGACGTCGACGGGTCGGTCGGCATCGGCCACACGCGCTGGAGTACGCACGGCCCGCCGACTGACGACAACGCCCACCCACACACCGGCTGTCACGGGCGAGTCGCGGCCGTTCACAACGGGATCATCGAGAACTACACCGAGCTCCGTGAAGGGTTGCAGGCCCGGGGCCACGAGTTCACAAGCGACACCGACACGGAAGTGATCCCCCACCTCGTCGAGGAGCGACTCGCCGCGGGCCAGGATCCCGAGTCCGCCTTCCGCGACGCGGTCGACCAGCTCGAGGGCAGCTACGCTATCGCGCTGCTTGTCGACGGCGACCCGACGGTGTACGCGACCCGGAACGGCTCGCCGCTGGTGATCGGAGACGGTCAGTCGGCGAACTACCTGGCCAGTGACGTCCCCGCGTTCCTGGAGTTCACCGATCGCGTCGTCTATCTGGAGGACGACGACATCGCTGCGGTCACGCCCGAGGGTTACCGGATCACCGACGTCGACGGTACCCCCGTTTCCCGTTCGGTCGAGACGGTCGATTGGGACCCCGAAGACGCCGAGAAGGGGAGTTACGACCACTACATGCTCAAAGAGATCAACGAGCAACCGATGGCGCTCCGGCAGACGCTTCACGGACGGATCGACGGCGACGACGTCGTGCTCGAGGACTTCCCGCCGGGGTCGTTCGAGGACGTCTCGAACGTCCAACTCGTCGCCTGCGGGACCTCCTACCACGCGGGGATGTACGGCGAGCGACTGCTCTCTGACTGGGGGATCGACGCCGACACGTTCATCGCCAGCGAGTACGCCGCCTATCCGGCCCCCGTCGACGAGAACACGCTGGTAATCGGTGTCACCCAGTCCGGCGAGACGGCGGACACCCTGGAAGCGCTACAGAGCGCCCGGGACCGTGGCGCGCGGACGCTCGCGCTGACGAACGTGATCGGATCGACCGCCGCCCGCACGTGTGACGACGCGCTGTTCATCCGTGCCGGACCCGAGATCGGCGTCGCCGCGACCAAGACGTTCTCCTCGCAGGTCGCGACGCTGGTCCTCCTCGGGGAGCGACTCGTTCGGGACGTCACCGGTGAACCGACCGAGGGCCACGAACAGCGCCTGCGTGCGCTCGAATCGCTTCCGGAGAACGTCGAGTCGGTGATCGAGACCACCGACGCGAAAGCCGTCAGCCGACGCTGCCTCGGTGACAGCGGGCACTTCTTCATCGGCCGCGGAAGCGCCTTCTCGGTCGCGCTGGAGGGAGCGCTGAAATTCAAGGAGATCACCTACGAACACGCCGAAGGGTTCGCCGCGGGCGAACTGAAACACGGCCCGCTGGCGCTCGTGACTGCGGAGACGCCGGTCTTCGCCATCGGGACGGGCCGGCACCTGAACCGGCTCGAGAGCAACGTCCGGGAGATCCAGACCCGCGGGGGATCAGTCGTCGCCGTCGGACCGCGCACGGCGTCGCAACTCGCACAGACGGCCGACGAGTTCCTCCCAGTCCCCGCGACGCATCCGGATCTGGTCGCCGCGCTCGCGAACGTCCAGCTCCAGCTGATCGCCTACCACGCCGCGGACGAGATGGGGCGCTCCATCGACAAGCCGCGAAACCTCGCGAAGAGCGTGACCGTCGAATAG
- a CDS encoding asparagine synthase-related protein, protein MTGIVGGTVDRAQLEGMVETLPQEPWYETERFEAGEHGLALKHHGEKDPKGYTFWGDGQAAGAIDGAVSNRDALGWDDREIFERLLRSPEATLRALDGPFTIACVDAADDRVILATDRIGSRIPLYTSERGFAFASRLAPFLDYLDGAAIDTQGVSDLLLMGHMWSDTTLLEGVDAVHPATVIEYRAGEIDERRYWKPDYRPAQPTDEYRHEWTNAYQRSAERTANTMTGDVGLWLSGGLDSRATANELARADDGDFESLVTYTYDANPGGGVNLRLAAETAEVLGLDNETVPLTVEQFTPVLEKAVSVTDGMLKWNTLLNLTATFNIDDRDPDVMLEGIAGSFAGHHLCRHHLTEPSSLVESMYASEATLTAEAVEDLLAVPVDPLGSFRKEARRIDEPTLTEGIVDAHYQNYFPRLAHASNPVARNQVGTRVPYADGEFLSKAAKLPVSWRMRALPFSDGELIYGLVEPKLQLIRTLNADLAEIPYERSRLKPSMPYPLHVIGFYTATAIAQLLSRPTYGSATSRTETWYNTHEAFRTKIDDLLDAVGERPFIDGEAVASYREQLGDGADMDVISALTTLEIWLQRHFDQHQG, encoded by the coding sequence ATGACCGGAATCGTCGGCGGCACCGTCGATCGGGCACAGCTAGAAGGGATGGTCGAGACACTGCCACAGGAGCCGTGGTACGAGACAGAGCGCTTCGAGGCCGGTGAACACGGCCTCGCGCTCAAGCACCACGGCGAGAAAGACCCCAAGGGATACACGTTCTGGGGCGACGGGCAGGCCGCGGGCGCGATCGACGGCGCGGTCTCGAACCGCGACGCGCTGGGCTGGGACGACCGGGAGATCTTCGAGCGACTCCTTCGCTCCCCGGAGGCGACGCTTCGAGCGCTCGACGGGCCGTTCACGATCGCCTGTGTGGACGCCGCCGACGACAGGGTGATTCTCGCGACCGACAGGATCGGCAGTCGGATCCCCCTCTACACCAGCGAGCGAGGCTTCGCCTTCGCGTCCAGGCTGGCACCGTTTCTGGACTATCTCGACGGGGCGGCGATCGATACCCAGGGCGTCAGCGACCTCCTGCTCATGGGACACATGTGGAGTGACACGACGCTTCTGGAGGGAGTCGACGCAGTCCATCCCGCGACGGTCATCGAGTATCGAGCGGGAGAGATCGACGAGCGACGATACTGGAAGCCCGACTACAGGCCGGCCCAGCCGACCGACGAGTATCGCCACGAATGGACGAACGCCTACCAGCGCTCGGCCGAGCGGACGGCCAACACGATGACAGGTGACGTCGGGCTGTGGCTGTCGGGCGGCCTCGACAGCCGAGCGACGGCGAACGAACTCGCTCGCGCCGACGACGGGGACTTCGAGTCGCTGGTGACGTACACCTACGACGCGAACCCCGGCGGCGGGGTCAACCTCAGGCTGGCCGCGGAGACGGCCGAGGTACTCGGCCTCGACAACGAGACGGTTCCGCTGACGGTCGAGCAGTTCACCCCGGTACTGGAGAAGGCAGTCTCCGTCACCGACGGCATGTTGAAGTGGAACACGCTGCTCAATCTCACCGCCACGTTCAACATCGACGACCGCGACCCGGACGTCATGCTAGAGGGCATCGCGGGGTCGTTCGCCGGCCACCATCTCTGTCGGCACCACCTGACCGAACCGTCGTCGCTCGTCGAGTCGATGTACGCGAGCGAGGCGACCCTGACGGCCGAAGCGGTCGAAGACCTGCTGGCCGTGCCGGTGGACCCGTTGGGCTCGTTCCGCAAGGAGGCGCGCCGGATCGACGAGCCGACACTCACCGAGGGAATCGTCGACGCCCACTACCAGAACTACTTCCCGCGTCTCGCGCACGCGAGCAATCCCGTCGCGCGCAATCAGGTCGGAACGCGCGTCCCCTACGCCGACGGGGAGTTCCTGTCGAAAGCCGCGAAACTCCCCGTCTCCTGGCGTATGAGGGCGCTCCCGTTCTCGGACGGGGAACTCATTTACGGTCTCGTCGAGCCGAAGCTCCAGCTGATTCGCACGCTCAACGCCGATCTCGCGGAGATCCCCTACGAGCGGTCGCGGCTGAAGCCCTCTATGCCGTACCCCCTCCACGTGATTGGATTCTACACCGCGACCGCCATCGCACAGCTGCTGTCCAGGCCGACCTACGGAAGCGCAACCAGCAGGACCGAGACGTGGTACAACACCCACGAGGCGTTCCGGACGAAGATCGACGACCTCCTCGACGCCGTCGGTGAACGACCCTTTATCGACGGTGAGGCGGTCGCCTCTTACCGGGAACAGCTGGGCGACGGAGCCGACATGGACGTGATCAGCGCGCTCACGACGCTCGAG